The proteins below come from a single Candidatus Chlamydia sanziniae genomic window:
- the tarP gene encoding type III secretion system actin-recruiting effector Tarp yields MTTPINPSSSTTPTTQTTTTTSTVGSLGEHIVTTTTTEPIGATAHTIEDISSQITQTVNQDSDAVIFHSNNNFSLSAPASGGAGATATTAHLLSQRVLFGTGTENSGSLAGESIDNSSIFGDSGSDSGIADNTNLGTLSGLTGEARAEGAEGPEGPGGFPENAIPPYDPSDKASILKFLQHPGVQQKMQTKGGHYIYVDHNRSSFIFIRNGDWSQAESIKVSNAQTKEPLTSPEQLEMCIAKFSVGFETIENDWTNRIQPLMETRADGASGTYDHLMLSLKFKTGILYGPWNAKESSSGYTPSAWRRGARVETGPIWGHVGGLQGINWNSVSKPDFGFIKETAQPGPSTSPGPSPGPGSGPTPPFAMPTVNVNLGGIKVDLGGIATTTHVNIPGATQTTTTAMPERTQTTSTGTTTEGSDSLSDDDAQSVGSSSGSTIEESSRTYGEWGSGENSLDPNEGGKIPPQPPGPPPSRPQGAVFNTISNQTLQQILRDARMHTSTVWDNQGHHEGNLGLIDVIRNAENGTWEPTIRLPENNASTDTSSVTSNNNDDSAGATKGTRGTEESAVDNRDLLSKVRAHLDSVYPKDKQGNYLPNGTTLGNIISGIQKPLTPTQPETYLARRVMLDDDGNIVDAPETEGTNTTETLQEPLAPTHTGTYLARKVMLDDDGNIVDAPETEGTNTTEALQEPLAPTHTGTYLARKVTLDDDGNIVDNSKIGEASNSPGSRVNLRATTSGITGAEGENNELQTLLQKIRSHIDTEGYSSGGTPLHPFGGNHIGNIIRGVENSSNNENLVPFTTTPGPGVRLAARVMTTPTLQPEIATSTSIGISPSQTAPLPIAARVVHAQPISQTATSTPVKGTAAQATLMGPSQTTSSSQTTSTSTTESGVGTESVTTQSAGVGTEPVTTQSAGVGTEPVTTQSAGVGTEPVTTQSAGVGTEPVTMQSTGISATPQMTSMETQTSPDLIPVGGIRVATISMVRNAAGRALIVQQGSRSETIVIPPRHGSGDVGPQLWAAARQVAVNLGQVLDASATSRTKSQSPTRASSRSSSSSRKGTTRK; encoded by the coding sequence ATGACAACCCCCATTAACCCATCTTCATCTACTACCCCGACTACTCAAACAACGACGACAACATCAACGGTAGGTTCGCTTGGGGAGCATATTGTGACAACGACAACAACCGAACCCATTGGAGCCACAGCGCATACAATAGAAGACATCTCATCTCAAATCACACAGACCGTAAACCAAGACTCAGACGCAGTAATTTTTCATTCTAATAATAACTTCTCTCTCTCAGCACCTGCATCGGGAGGGGCTGGAGCTACAGCAACAACAGCCCATCTTTTAAGCCAACGAGTTTTATTCGGAACAGGTACTGAAAACTCGGGAAGCCTCGCTGGCGAAAGCATCGACAACTCTTCCATTTTTGGAGATAGCGGCTCAGACTCAGGAATTGCAGACAACACAAATCTTGGAACACTATCAGGGCTAACAGGAGAAGCGAGGGCTGAAGGCGCTGAAGGCCCTGAAGGCCCTGGAGGATTCCCTGAAAACGCCATTCCTCCCTATGATCCCTCAGATAAAGCCTCCATTCTTAAATTTTTACAACATCCGGGCGTGCAGCAAAAAATGCAAACCAAGGGGGGTCATTATATCTACGTTGATCATAATCGAAGCAGTTTTATCTTTATCCGCAATGGAGATTGGAGCCAAGCAGAGTCTATCAAAGTCAGCAATGCTCAAACTAAAGAACCACTCACAAGCCCCGAACAGTTAGAAATGTGTATCGCCAAATTTAGCGTTGGCTTTGAAACAATAGAAAACGATTGGACAAACAGAATTCAACCTCTCATGGAAACACGTGCAGACGGTGCGAGCGGAACATATGATCACCTGATGCTGAGCCTGAAGTTTAAAACTGGTATTCTTTACGGTCCTTGGAATGCCAAGGAATCCAGTTCAGGCTATACACCCTCTGCTTGGCGTCGAGGAGCACGAGTAGAAACAGGCCCGATTTGGGGTCATGTTGGTGGATTACAGGGCATTAATTGGAACTCAGTATCTAAGCCCGATTTTGGTTTTATAAAAGAAACTGCTCAACCTGGCCCAAGTACGAGTCCTGGTCCTTCACCAGGGCCAGGCAGTGGCCCTACCCCACCTTTTGCTATGCCTACCGTTAATGTCAACTTAGGGGGCATTAAAGTTGATCTTGGAGGCATTGCAACAACAACACATGTTAATATACCTGGAGCTACACAAACAACGACAACAGCTATGCCCGAACGAACACAAACGACATCGACAGGAACGACTACAGAAGGCTCAGATTCTCTTTCTGATGACGACGCACAATCTGTAGGATCCTCATCAGGCAGCACGATAGAGGAAAGTTCTCGGACGTACGGAGAATGGGGATCAGGGGAAAACAGTTTAGACCCTAATGAAGGTGGTAAGATACCACCGCAGCCTCCAGGGCCTCCACCATCACGTCCACAAGGCGCGGTCTTTAATACCATAAGTAACCAAACTCTGCAGCAAATCTTAAGAGACGCTCGTATGCATACAAGTACTGTATGGGATAATCAAGGGCATCATGAAGGGAACCTTGGGCTCATAGACGTTATAAGAAACGCCGAAAATGGAACGTGGGAACCCACTATACGTCTTCCTGAAAACAATGCGAGTACTGATACCTCTTCTGTAACGAGTAACAACAATGATGATAGCGCTGGAGCAACCAAGGGAACTCGAGGAACTGAAGAAAGTGCAGTAGACAATCGCGATCTTTTAAGCAAAGTACGCGCACACCTAGACTCTGTTTATCCAAAAGATAAGCAAGGAAATTATCTACCTAATGGCACAACTTTAGGTAATATTATTTCAGGAATACAAAAACCTCTAACTCCCACCCAACCTGAAACCTACCTAGCACGAAGAGTCATGCTCGATGATGATGGCAATATTGTAGATGCCCCAGAAACAGAAGGCACAAACACAACTGAAACATTACAAGAACCTCTAGCTCCCACGCACACTGGAACCTACCTAGCACGAAAAGTCATGCTCGATGACGACGGCAATATTGTAGATGCCCCAGAAACAGAAGGCACAAACACAACTGAAGCATTACAAGAACCTCTAGCTCCCACGCACACTGGAACCTACTTAGCACGAAAAGTCACGCTCGATGACGACGGCAATATTGTAGACAATTCAAAAATTGGAGAGGCGTCGAATAGTCCTGGCTCACGTGTAAATCTTCGAGCAACTACCTCAGGAATTACAGGAGCAGAAGGCGAGAATAACGAATTACAAACCCTTCTTCAAAAAATTCGTTCTCATATAGATACCGAGGGGTATTCATCAGGTGGAACACCTCTGCATCCTTTCGGTGGGAATCATATTGGCAATATTATTCGCGGGGTTGAGAACTCATCAAATAATGAGAATTTAGTTCCTTTTACGACAACTCCTGGTCCAGGAGTCCGCCTTGCTGCTAGAGTGATGACTACACCTACACTACAGCCAGAAATAGCTACCAGCACTTCCATAGGAATTAGTCCTAGCCAGACGGCTCCACTCCCAATTGCCGCTAGAGTTGTTCATGCTCAGCCAATATCTCAAACGGCAACAAGTACTCCCGTAAAAGGTACAGCTGCTCAAGCAACCCTAATGGGTCCTTCACAAACCACAAGCTCATCACAAACTACAAGCACGTCAACTACAGAAAGTGGCGTAGGAACAGAGTCCGTCACTACACAAAGTGCAGGAGTTGGAACAGAACCCGTCACTACACAAAGTGCAGGAGTTGGAACAGAACCCGTCACTACACAAAGTGCAGGAGTTGGAACAGAACCCGTCACTACACAAAGTGCAGGAGTTGGAACAGAACCCGTCACTATGCAGAGCACGGGAATCTCAGCAACTCCTCAAATGACATCTATGGAAACTCAAACCTCCCCTGACCTTATACCTGTTGGGGGAATAAGGGTAGCGACAATCTCTATGGTTCGCAATGCTGCAGGAAGGGCTCTGATAGTTCAACAAGGCTCACGATCAGAAACTATCGTAATTCCCCCAAGACATGGAAGTGGGGACGTAGGTCCTCAACTGTGGGCTGCAGCACGTCAAGTTGCAGTAAACCTAGGGCAAGTACTTGATGCAAGTGCCACAAGCAGAACAAAATCACAATCCCCCACGAGAGCATCAAGTCGATCGTCTTCTAGTTCAAGAAAAGGAACTACAAGAAAATAA